One Desulfovibrio sp. Fe33 DNA segment encodes these proteins:
- a CDS encoding RHS repeat domain-containing protein, producing the protein MNYEFGYGESGRLPSVMRREDGAVFTLHYDQVGSLRVVVDQHGNMIKETLYDPFGGIIEDTNPYFRVPLGFAGGLFDRDLGFVRFGWRDYDPFTGRWTAPDPIGDRGGDPDWYGYCLDDPVNAVDPAGLTGKAVEPIFRQGIKAGIKTAGKKGAEEKPDNAFLQGLDRFLNGKGLDKDPMAADSDGDGISNYDDEDSDWNHKGKAK; encoded by the coding sequence ATGAACTACGAGTTCGGATATGGTGAAAGCGGAAGGTTGCCTTCGGTTATGCGCCGTGAGGATGGAGCCGTATTCACCCTGCACTACGACCAAGTAGGCTCCTTGCGCGTTGTTGTCGACCAGCACGGCAACATGATAAAGGAGACCCTGTACGACCCGTTCGGCGGCATCATAGAGGACACCAACCCGTATTTCCGTGTCCCTCTCGGCTTTGCGGGTGGACTGTTTGACCGGGATCTGGGCTTTGTTCGCTTCGGCTGGCGGGACTATGATCCTTTCACCGGCAGATGGACTGCCCCTGACCCCATCGGCGACAGAGGCGGCGACCCGGACTGGTATGGTTATTGTCTGGATGACCCGGTGAACGCGGTGGACCCGGCGGGGTTAACGGGGAAAGCGGTGGAGCCCATCTTTCGCCAGGGAATAAAAGCAGGAATCAAAACGGCAGGTAAAAAGGGTGCTGAGGAGAAACCTGATAACGCCTTTCTCCAGGGGTTGGATAGATTCCTGAATGGTAAAGGTCTGGACAAGGACCCGATGGCCGCGGATTCTGATGGCGACGGGATATCCAATTACGATGATGAGGATTCCGACTGGAATCACAAAGGGAAGGCGAAATAA
- the ilvN gene encoding acetolactate synthase small subunit, with protein MCKQTVIELSVNNHPGVMSHICGLFARRAYNVEGIACMPVNGGQTSKIWLLVNADDRLDQMIKQVDKLEDVLVVERYDRGHPVFAKMAEFVQ; from the coding sequence ATGTGTAAGCAGACTGTTATCGAGTTGTCCGTGAACAACCATCCCGGCGTTATGTCTCACATCTGCGGTTTGTTCGCGCGCCGGGCATACAACGTGGAAGGCATTGCCTGTATGCCCGTCAACGGCGGTCAGACCAGCAAGATTTGGCTGCTGGTCAACGCGGACGATCGTCTCGATCAGATGATTAAACAGGTGGACAAGTTGGAGGATGTTCTCGTTGTCGAGCGTTACGACCGCGGGCATCCGGTCTTTGCCAAAATGGCCGAATTCGTCCAATAA
- a CDS encoding DVUA0089 family protein, giving the protein MKKITILFFLVFLLSGVPAQAYDYDYFGTMQYHNDVLRFDFSVSTAGERTFFSSSWDDGGFDPMLGLWDASGTLIYFQDDGGVTGVQESNGVSYDYAGWDSFYTVMLNPGSYFLTLTTYNNFNVSEAYSDGFDFDGTTPILVSEWDQPANGLRNDSYAFHILNVDTASGPGETPPVPEPSTVVLLIAGLAGCLVFGRKRFLKA; this is encoded by the coding sequence ATGAAGAAAATCACTATCCTGTTTTTCCTTGTCTTTTTGTTGTCCGGAGTCCCCGCGCAGGCCTATGACTACGACTATTTCGGAACCATGCAGTATCATAATGATGTCCTGCGTTTCGATTTCAGCGTTTCGACCGCGGGCGAACGAACCTTTTTCTCCTCGTCTTGGGATGACGGTGGGTTCGATCCTATGCTTGGCCTTTGGGATGCTTCCGGCACCCTTATTTATTTCCAGGATGACGGCGGCGTGACCGGGGTTCAAGAGTCAAACGGCGTTTCGTATGATTATGCCGGTTGGGATTCCTTTTACACCGTTATGTTGAACCCCGGCAGCTACTTCCTCACGCTGACGACCTACAACAACTTCAATGTGTCTGAGGCCTACAGCGACGGCTTTGATTTTGACGGCACAACGCCGATTCTCGTCTCCGAGTGGGATCAGCCCGCAAACGGTTTGAGAAACGACTCTTATGCTTTCCACATTCTGAATGTCGATACGGCCAGCGGCCCCGGCGAAACCCCGCCTGTGCCCGAACCCTCGACCGTCGTTCTCCTCATTGCAGGTCTCGCCGGTTGCCTGGTCTTCGGAAGAAAGCGTTTTCTCAAGGCGTAA
- a CDS encoding RHS repeat-associated core domain-containing protein, with product MGLRGCANPALQVPIGFAGDLHDRNLDSIRFGWRDYDVNTGRWTAPDPIGNKGGDPDWYGYCLDDPVNGVAPAGLFRFGKRGLGGLPLLGIFSDNPIDDAANTEIAHEHGFYEDGTGGNVGLFKDGRRFDTKNINNYELEDKSYDDKRMRRVVKSLGKQEYNLLGIGGEKNNCQDYADKMRNRYSLLDRGDRQR from the coding sequence GTGGGGTTGAGGGGGTGTGCCAACCCGGCTCTGCAAGTACCAATCGGTTTCGCGGGCGACCTGCATGACCGGAACCTCGATTCCATTCGCTTCGGATGGCGGGATTACGACGTGAATACCGGCAGGTGGACCGCGCCCGATCCGATCGGGAACAAGGGCGGTGATCCGGATTGGTATGGGTATTGTCTGGATGATCCTGTGAATGGGGTGGCCCCGGCGGGGCTATTTCGATTTGGGAAGCGAGGATTGGGCGGATTGCCATTGCTTGGCATCTTTTCCGATAACCCGATAGATGATGCGGCCAATACGGAAATAGCTCATGAACACGGTTTTTATGAAGATGGGACTGGGGGTAATGTTGGGCTGTTCAAGGATGGGCGTAGATTCGACACAAAAAACATTAATAATTACGAATTGGAAGACAAGAGCTATGACGACAAGCGAATGCGCCGTGTTGTCAAAAGTCTTGGGAAACAAGAATACAACCTTCTTGGCATAGGCGGGGAAAAAAACAACTGCCAAGACTATGCGGACAAGATGCGCAACCGATATTCGTTGCTGGATCGAGGTGACCGCCAACGATAA
- a CDS encoding RHS repeat domain-containing protein has product MHVFEMELKRDRDGRIVEKTETVAGTPATWEYIYDGGGRLTEAHLDGRLICQCHYDREGRRSRDYFPATVGPHYRDYRYTLDNRLLRAGNNTYTHDDNGFRSIWAKGATYLLYEYAPDYRLLRMEIEDQNRVYTFDHDENGQRIAKYCNGQLVEAYHWLDFVRLGGFHDGQHAFEFAYRNDERIPFAMRRDDGTVFGLFSDQVGSLRVVVDSNDNMIKEIVYNPFGGIIEDTNPDFRIPIGFAGGLHDRDLGFVRFGWRDYDANTGRWTAPDPIGDKGGDPDWYGYCLDDPVNMSDATGLNPLLAWSQYIPAVNSIGKQIAKDVMTGEPGYSDIPNLIWDGAKAYGEYVKNNAEKMRKDNRQYYDELYGRNNKHNGDQSTPNPPTTSRDEANLPVKDYKTIETLRGR; this is encoded by the coding sequence ATGCACGTATTTGAAATGGAATTGAAGCGCGACCGGGACGGCCGCATCGTGGAGAAAACCGAAACCGTGGCAGGCACACCCGCCACCTGGGAGTACATCTACGACGGCGGAGGACGGCTGACGGAAGCACACCTGGACGGCAGGCTGATCTGCCAATGCCACTACGACAGGGAAGGCCGCCGGTCCCGAGACTATTTTCCCGCAACCGTCGGGCCCCACTACCGCGACTATCGGTACACGCTGGACAACCGGCTGCTCCGCGCTGGTAACAACACGTACACCCACGACGACAACGGATTCCGCTCCATCTGGGCCAAAGGCGCCACCTACCTCCTCTATGAGTATGCGCCGGACTATCGGCTGCTCCGGATGGAGATCGAAGACCAAAACCGCGTCTACACCTTCGATCACGATGAAAACGGCCAGCGTATAGCCAAATATTGCAACGGGCAGCTTGTCGAAGCGTACCATTGGCTCGATTTCGTGCGGCTTGGCGGCTTCCACGACGGCCAGCACGCCTTCGAGTTCGCCTACCGCAATGACGAGCGAATTCCGTTCGCCATGCGCAGGGACGACGGCACTGTGTTCGGCCTATTCAGCGACCAGGTGGGGTCGCTCCGCGTGGTTGTGGACAGCAACGACAATATGATAAAAGAGATCGTGTATAACCCTTTCGGCGGGATCATTGAGGACACCAACCCGGACTTCCGCATCCCCATCGGCTTTGCGGGCGGCCTGCACGACCGGGACCTAGGGTTCGTCCGCTTCGGTTGGCGTGATTACGACGCGAATACCGGTCGGTGGACCGCGCCCGACCCCATAGGCGACAAGGGTGGTGACCCGGATTGGTATGGGTATTGTCTGGATGATCCGGTCAACATGTCTGATGCTACCGGGTTGAATCCGCTATTGGCTTGGTCCCAATACATACCGGCTGTCAACTCTATCGGCAAACAAATTGCTAAAGACGTCATGACGGGAGAACCCGGCTATTCAGATATACCAAATCTAATTTGGGATGGCGCCAAAGCTTATGGCGAGTACGTCAAAAATAACGCCGAAAAAATGAGAAAAGATAATCGGCAATATTATGACGAACTCTATGGCCGAAACAATAAACACAACGGCGACCAATCAACCCCCAATCCCCCCACAACTTCAAGGGATGAGGCAAATCTACCTGTAAAGGATTATAAAACGATTGAAACCTTGAGGGGAAGGTAG
- a CDS encoding Lon protease family protein — protein sequence MVKKSSSFEVPVDMLKWTPDPKRLSISSTNDLEPQQDIIGQKRGVEAFRFGLGMVKKGYNIFVTGQPGTGRLSTVRKLLGEMGNGHATPSDLCYVNNFKHPEAPILLRFDPGQGDRFKKDMQKFLDDIKREAPQLFESEEYIARKNEIAEAHEKKVMSFYKAIEDQVKDTGLVVVRMQMGPIQRPDVVPLVDGEPKRMIELEELVDNGRFPRAEYEKLRDKRLELKEEIDHIVQELKGLQKAVGEKHREVDRLMFLALAQEFLKPVREAYPDEKVSRYLDSVLDNMVEDLDAVKALGGPGQPGPIPGMVMPGPSAEMVFQPYQVNLLVDNAEIKGPPVIVESYPTYRNLFGSIERVMDRMGGWHTDYTKIKAGSFVKANGGYLVINLMDAIMEPGVWQTLKRALKTEQIEIETFDPYYFISATGLKPEPIDMAVKVVVLGSPYLYALLRNYDEDVAKIFKVRADYESSMDVTDDSVLDVARFVRSEVDRNGLRPFDAGGVAAVLEEGVRWAGRQEKISTSFPALGDLLSEADYFAGRAGTEMVSGEHVREAVEAKVYRSNQVEERIQEMIDRGSLFVDTDGEVAGQVNGLAVYSLGDYMFGKPSRITAVTSLGKEGIINIEREADMSGPTHNKGMLILSGFLRSRFAQDKPLSLAASIAFEQSYGGIDGDSASSTELYALLSSLSGVPIRQYIAVTGSVNQYGEVQPIGGVNQKIEGFYLCCKNAGLTGEQGVMIPHPNVKDLMLRDEVIEAVRKGLFHIWAVKTIDEGIEILTGKKAGARGKNGTYPAGSINRLVDDKLRELADRLAAFGKDDKNGKKSSARKAAKDKPARK from the coding sequence ATGGTCAAGAAAAGCAGCTCATTCGAAGTACCCGTCGATATGCTCAAGTGGACTCCCGACCCCAAGCGGCTGTCCATTTCTTCCACTAACGATCTGGAGCCCCAACAGGACATCATCGGCCAGAAGCGCGGCGTCGAGGCCTTTCGTTTCGGCCTGGGCATGGTCAAGAAAGGATATAATATCTTCGTCACCGGCCAACCCGGAACCGGCCGCCTCTCCACCGTGCGCAAGCTGCTCGGAGAGATGGGCAACGGGCACGCGACTCCGAGCGACCTCTGCTACGTCAATAATTTCAAGCACCCCGAAGCGCCCATCCTGCTCCGGTTCGACCCGGGGCAGGGCGACCGCTTCAAAAAGGACATGCAGAAGTTCTTGGACGACATCAAGCGTGAAGCCCCCCAGCTTTTCGAGAGCGAAGAGTATATCGCCCGCAAGAACGAGATCGCCGAGGCCCATGAAAAGAAGGTCATGAGTTTCTACAAGGCCATCGAGGACCAGGTGAAGGACACCGGCCTCGTGGTGGTGCGTATGCAGATGGGGCCCATACAGCGGCCCGATGTGGTTCCGCTGGTGGACGGAGAGCCGAAGCGCATGATCGAGCTGGAGGAGCTGGTCGACAACGGCCGTTTCCCGCGCGCCGAATACGAGAAGCTGCGCGACAAACGGTTGGAGCTCAAGGAGGAGATCGACCATATCGTTCAGGAACTCAAGGGGCTCCAGAAGGCGGTCGGAGAGAAGCACCGCGAGGTGGACCGGCTCATGTTCCTGGCACTGGCCCAGGAGTTTCTCAAGCCCGTGCGGGAGGCGTATCCCGATGAGAAGGTCTCCAGATACCTGGATTCCGTGCTCGACAACATGGTCGAGGACCTGGACGCGGTCAAGGCGCTGGGCGGCCCCGGCCAGCCCGGCCCGATTCCCGGCATGGTCATGCCCGGCCCCTCGGCCGAGATGGTCTTTCAGCCCTATCAGGTCAATCTGCTGGTGGACAACGCCGAGATCAAGGGGCCGCCGGTCATCGTGGAATCCTATCCCACCTACCGCAACCTGTTCGGCTCCATCGAGCGCGTCATGGACCGCATGGGCGGTTGGCACACCGATTACACCAAGATCAAGGCGGGCTCCTTCGTCAAGGCCAACGGCGGCTATCTGGTCATCAATCTGATGGACGCCATCATGGAGCCGGGTGTGTGGCAGACTTTGAAACGGGCGCTCAAGACCGAGCAGATAGAGATCGAGACCTTTGACCCGTATTATTTCATCAGCGCCACGGGGTTGAAGCCCGAGCCAATTGATATGGCCGTCAAGGTGGTCGTTTTGGGCAGTCCGTACCTGTATGCGCTGCTGCGCAACTATGATGAGGACGTGGCCAAGATATTCAAGGTCCGGGCCGACTACGAGTCGAGCATGGACGTCACCGATGACTCCGTGCTCGACGTGGCGCGGTTTGTACGGTCGGAAGTGGACCGAAACGGCCTCAGGCCCTTCGATGCGGGCGGTGTGGCCGCCGTGCTGGAGGAGGGCGTGCGCTGGGCTGGCAGGCAGGAGAAAATCTCCACATCCTTCCCGGCCTTGGGCGACCTTTTGAGCGAAGCGGATTACTTCGCCGGGCGGGCCGGGACCGAGATGGTTTCCGGCGAGCATGTCCGGGAGGCTGTCGAAGCCAAGGTATACCGCTCCAATCAGGTGGAGGAGCGCATTCAGGAGATGATCGACCGCGGCAGCCTGTTTGTGGACACCGACGGCGAGGTCGCGGGGCAGGTCAACGGGCTTGCCGTGTATTCCTTAGGCGACTATATGTTCGGCAAACCTTCAAGGATCACGGCGGTTACTTCTTTGGGAAAGGAAGGGATCATCAATATCGAGCGTGAGGCGGACATGTCCGGTCCGACCCACAACAAGGGGATGCTCATCCTGTCCGGCTTCCTGCGGAGTAGGTTCGCCCAGGACAAGCCTTTGTCCCTTGCCGCGAGCATCGCCTTCGAACAGTCCTACGGCGGCATAGACGGCGACTCCGCTTCGTCGACTGAGCTCTACGCATTGTTGTCGAGTCTTTCGGGAGTGCCTATTCGTCAGTATATCGCCGTTACGGGTTCGGTTAATCAGTATGGCGAGGTTCAGCCCATCGGCGGCGTGAACCAGAAAATCGAGGGATTCTATCTCTGCTGCAAGAATGCGGGGCTGACCGGGGAGCAGGGCGTCATGATCCCGCACCCCAACGTCAAGGACCTGATGCTCCGCGATGAGGTCATCGAGGCCGTTCGCAAGGGGCTGTTCCACATATGGGCCGTGAAGACCATCGATGAGGGCATTGAAATCCTGACCGGCAAGAAGGCCGGTGCGCGCGGAAAGAATGGAACCTATCCGGCCGGGAGCATCAATCGGCTGGTGGACGACAAGCTTCGTGAGCTGGCCGACAGGCTGGCCGCATTCGGCAAGGACGACAAAAACGGGAAGAAGTCTTCCGCAAGGAAGGCCGCCAAGGACAAGCCTGCAAGAAAATAG
- a CDS encoding RHS repeat domain-containing protein — protein MHVFEMELKRDRDGRIVEKTETVAGTPATWKYVYDGGGRLTEAYRGGRLICQCHYDREGRRSRDYFPATVGPHYRDYRYTRDNRLLRAGNNDFTHDANGFRSIWAKGGTYHLYEYAPGYRLLRMEIEDQNRVYTFDHDENGQRIAKYCNGQLVEAYRWLDFVRLGGFHDGQHAFEFAYRDDERIPFAMRRDDGTVFGLFSDQVGSLRVVVDSNDNMIKEIVYDPFGGIIEDTNPGFRVPIGFASGLHDRDLGFVRFGWRDYDTFTGRWTAPDPIGDKGGDPDWYGYCLDDPVNGADPLGLMGVISDLIDPLFPDAWQWQANEGACDKCQKLAGTIYSNKDDVPEKPHPNCKCQVVECKYDTQYGDWKVVSETVIMYRIAGIVCFGAKCTAAWHQISKVEETRKRKVIRTCGTSILEIENKNEKRSRKTIEVREAPAIAIYQGGDPEGGDVFISTNPWNPYDSRSVRKGSR, from the coding sequence ATGCACGTATTTGAAATGGAATTGAAGCGCGACCGGGACGGCCGCATCGTGGAGAAAACCGAAACCGTGGCAGGCACACCCGCCACCTGGAAGTACGTCTACGACGGCGGAGGACGGCTGACGGAAGCGTACCGGGGCGGCAGGCTGATCTGCCAATGCCACTACGACAGGGAAGGCCGCCGGTCCAGGGATTACTTCCCCGCCACCGTCGGGCCCCACTACCGTGACTACCGGTACACGCGGGACAACCGGCTGCTCCGCGCGGGCAACAACGACTTCACGCACGATGCGAATGGATTCCGCTCCATCTGGGCCAAAGGCGGCACCTACCACCTCTATGAGTATGCGCCGGGCTATCGGCTGCTCCGGATGGAGATCGAAGACCAAAACCGCGTCTACACCTTCGATCACGATGAAAACGGCCAGCGGATAGCCAAATATTGCAACGGCCAGCTTGTGGAGGCGTACCGATGGCTCGATTTCGTGCGGCTTGGCGGCTTTCATGACGGCCAGCACGCCTTCGAGTTCGCCTACCGCGATGACGAGCGAATTCCGTTCGCCATGCGCAGGGACGACGGCACTGTGTTCGGCCTGTTCAGCGACCAGGTGGGGTCGCTCCGCGTGGTTGTGGACAGCAACGACAATATGATAAAAGAGATCGTGTATGACCCCTTCGGCGGCATCATCGAAGACACCAATCCAGGCTTCCGCGTACCCATCGGCTTCGCGAGCGGCCTGCACGACCGGGACCTAGGGTTCGTCCGCTTCGGTTGGCGGGACTACGACACCTTCACCGGCAGGTGGACCGCGCCCGATCCCATAGGCGACAAGGGCGGTGACCCGGATTGGTATGGGTATTGTCTGGATGATCCGGTCAACGGAGCGGACCCGTTGGGATTGATGGGAGTTATCAGTGATTTAATTGATCCTCTTTTTCCTGATGCATGGCAGTGGCAAGCGAACGAGGGGGCATGCGACAAATGTCAAAAATTAGCAGGTACTATATATTCAAATAAAGATGATGTCCCAGAGAAACCGCATCCGAATTGTAAATGTCAAGTAGTCGAATGTAAGTACGATACCCAATACGGCGATTGGAAGGTGGTTTCGGAAACTGTGATCATGTATAGAATAGCAGGGATTGTTTGTTTTGGAGCAAAATGCACTGCCGCATGGCACCAGATAAGCAAGGTTGAAGAAACCAGAAAGCGTAAAGTTATTCGAACATGTGGGACTTCGATTTTAGAAATCGAAAATAAAAATGAAAAACGAAGCAGAAAAACGATTGAGGTTCGTGAGGCTCCTGCCATCGCAATATACCAAGGCGGAGATCCAGAAGGTGGTGATGTCTTTATTTCTACAAATCCATGGAACCCATATGATTCAAGAAGTGTTCGAAAAGGCTCTCGCTAA
- a CDS encoding chemotaxis protein CheW, with protein sequence MADEALKDINQFLTFTLGKEIFALDIGTVREVLELTSITKIPRTPKFMRGVINLRGHAVPVVDMRLKLGMSKGEDTVDTCIIIVEIEYEGEFTVMGALVDSVREVFEMTPDTIEPAPKMGAAINAEYIKGMGRQNEQFIIIIDINKIFSAEELAIAKDMGALSAGPDRAPAPEEAAPAQA encoded by the coding sequence ATGGCCGATGAAGCTCTGAAAGATATCAATCAGTTTTTGACGTTCACTTTGGGCAAGGAGATTTTCGCTCTGGATATTGGAACGGTACGTGAGGTCTTGGAACTGACGTCCATAACCAAGATTCCGAGGACGCCCAAGTTCATGCGCGGCGTCATCAATCTGCGCGGTCACGCCGTTCCGGTGGTGGACATGCGGCTCAAGCTGGGCATGTCCAAGGGCGAGGATACCGTGGACACCTGCATCATCATCGTAGAAATTGAATACGAGGGTGAGTTCACCGTCATGGGCGCGCTGGTGGATTCCGTGCGCGAGGTGTTCGAGATGACGCCCGACACCATCGAACCGGCCCCGAAGATGGGCGCGGCCATCAATGCCGAGTACATCAAGGGCATGGGCCGTCAGAACGAACAGTTCATTATCATCATCGACATCAATAAGATATTTTCCGCCGAGGAGCTGGCCATCGCAAAGGATATGGGGGCGTTGAGCGCGGGGCCCGACCGTGCGCCAGCTCCCGAAGAAGCCGCGCCCGCGCAGGCGTAG
- the ilvB gene encoding acetolactate synthase large subunit, whose product MKMSGAEIIIKLLERQGVRTIAGIPGGANLPLYDALGKSGNIRHILTRHEQGAGFIAQGMARVTGKPAVFFATSGPGATNTLTAIADAKLDSIPIICITGQVPLSMIGTDAFQEVDTYGLSVPITKHNFLVRSAEDLLRIIPDAFRIAASGRPGPVVIDVPKDVQMAEVEFDEWPEPGVPDATPELFRGEIEHAATMINRAKKPILYLGGGVILSDSSAEALAMAEKGAIPSVMTLMGLGAIPSGHPLNLGMLGMHAARYTNLALEECDLLIAVGVRFDDRATGKVSEFCPKAKVIHMDIDPSELDKIKTAHASVRGDVADVLKALLPHIERKTRTEWNSRIESLRTAHPMIVPGADDPTSPYGVILKAAELAGDDAIVCTDVGQHQMRTAQVYPFTRPHRWLTSGGLGTMGFGMPAALGAALAAPDKPVICFSGDGSIMMNIQDLATAMEYDIPIKIILTNNNALGLVRQQQDLFYGRRYVASDYAKCVDFIKIAEGFGIKAYDLGNCGDPAATLAEALSAPGPALIHVPVSPDEPVYPMVAPGAANSQMIGGENHV is encoded by the coding sequence ATGAAAATGTCAGGTGCGGAAATAATCATTAAATTGCTGGAGCGGCAAGGTGTGCGGACCATTGCCGGCATCCCGGGCGGGGCGAATCTGCCTCTTTACGATGCCTTGGGGAAGAGCGGCAACATCAGGCACATTTTGACCCGGCATGAACAGGGGGCCGGGTTCATCGCCCAGGGCATGGCCCGGGTCACGGGTAAACCGGCCGTTTTCTTCGCCACTTCCGGCCCGGGCGCTACCAACACCCTGACGGCCATCGCCGACGCCAAGCTCGACTCCATCCCGATCATTTGCATCACCGGCCAGGTGCCCCTCTCCATGATCGGCACAGACGCCTTTCAGGAAGTGGACACCTACGGACTGTCCGTTCCCATCACCAAACACAATTTCCTTGTCCGGTCCGCCGAGGACCTGCTGCGTATCATTCCCGACGCATTCCGCATTGCCGCCAGTGGCCGTCCCGGTCCGGTGGTGATCGACGTGCCCAAGGACGTGCAGATGGCAGAGGTGGAGTTCGACGAGTGGCCCGAACCCGGCGTCCCGGATGCGACGCCCGAACTCTTCCGTGGCGAAATCGAACATGCGGCGACCATGATCAACCGCGCGAAAAAACCCATTCTCTACCTGGGGGGCGGCGTGATCCTGTCCGATTCTTCGGCCGAGGCCCTGGCCATGGCCGAGAAGGGGGCCATCCCGTCGGTCATGACCCTCATGGGACTGGGAGCCATTCCTTCCGGGCACCCCCTCAACCTCGGTATGCTTGGGATGCACGCGGCTCGCTATACCAATCTGGCGCTTGAGGAATGCGATCTGCTCATAGCGGTGGGCGTGCGTTTCGACGACAGAGCCACGGGCAAGGTTTCCGAATTCTGTCCCAAGGCAAAGGTCATCCACATGGACATCGACCCGAGCGAGCTGGACAAGATCAAGACCGCCCACGCTTCGGTCCGTGGGGATGTGGCCGATGTTCTCAAGGCGTTGCTGCCGCATATCGAGCGGAAAACCCGGACCGAGTGGAACAGCCGCATCGAATCCCTCCGAACTGCTCATCCCATGATTGTCCCCGGGGCGGACGATCCCACTTCGCCCTACGGTGTCATCCTCAAGGCGGCGGAATTGGCCGGTGACGACGCCATCGTGTGCACCGACGTGGGGCAGCACCAGATGCGCACCGCTCAGGTTTATCCTTTCACCCGTCCTCATCGCTGGCTGACCTCAGGCGGTCTCGGAACCATGGGATTCGGAATGCCCGCCGCCCTGGGCGCGGCCTTGGCCGCCCCGGACAAGCCGGTCATCTGCTTTTCCGGCGACGGGTCCATCATGATGAACATACAGGACCTGGCCACCGCCATGGAATACGACATCCCGATCAAGATTATTCTGACCAACAACAACGCGCTGGGTTTGGTTCGTCAGCAGCAGGACCTCTTCTATGGCCGACGCTATGTGGCGTCCGACTATGCCAAGTGCGTCGATTTCATCAAGATCGCCGAAGGGTTTGGAATTAAGGCCTACGATCTGGGCAATTGCGGGGACCCGGCAGCCACACTGGCCGAGGCCCTGTCCGCTCCCGGACCGGCTTTGATCCATGTGCCCGTCAGTCCCGACGAGCCGGTTTATCCCATGGTGGCCCCCGGAGCGGCCAATTCCCAGATGATCGGAGGAGAAAATCATGTGTAA
- a CDS encoding flagellin N-terminal helical domain-containing protein — protein sequence MALTDIEKSFIYDYSLQLLQQDMLTNRLFGSSAVGRNLRSLVLGEPVRAATFSNPFEEAISGTLRGDAAAVRQAARNVGEAASMMGVARTGMATIVDALNAMEDIIDRIDSGELDGASSVVQGDFDALADKISGVVSNSDFNGIALLDSSQWGTDQIDSGGNVYIQSSKDGGFNITFHSVDTPSGGVAWTDLDGAALGADGTRATQLGYVQSLQSEMTAIMDIYGGKEDGLQAQQLSLESQAQLLDQAAQLRKPSNPDYSLEQLLADLIARDTGTIFDGTS from the coding sequence ATGGCCCTGACCGACATTGAGAAGAGCTTCATCTACGACTATTCGTTGCAGTTGTTGCAACAGGATATGTTGACCAACCGGCTGTTCGGTTCCTCGGCCGTTGGCCGGAACCTGCGCAGCCTCGTGCTGGGCGAGCCTGTCCGTGCGGCCACCTTCAGCAACCCGTTCGAGGAGGCCATCAGCGGCACTCTGCGCGGGGACGCGGCAGCGGTGCGTCAGGCGGCTCGCAATGTGGGCGAGGCGGCCTCCATGATGGGGGTCGCCCGGACCGGCATGGCTACGATCGTGGATGCCCTGAACGCCATGGAAGATATCATTGATCGGATCGATTCGGGGGAATTGGACGGCGCAAGCAGTGTGGTTCAAGGAGATTTCGACGCCCTTGCGGACAAGATCTCCGGGGTTGTTTCCAACTCCGATTTCAACGGCATTGCGCTGCTGGACTCCTCCCAATGGGGCACGGACCAGATAGATTCCGGCGGCAACGTTTATATCCAGTCCAGCAAGGACGGCGGGTTCAACATCACTTTTCATTCCGTGGATACGCCATCCGGCGGTGTGGCTTGGACCGACCTGGACGGCGCGGCTTTGGGTGCGGACGGAACCCGCGCCACCCAGCTCGGGTACGTTCAGTCTCTCCAGAGTGAGATGACGGCCATCATGGACATATATGGTGGCAAGGAAGACGGTCTTCAAGCGCAACAGCTCAGCCTTGAGAGCCAGGCCCAGCTTCTGGATCAGGCAGCCCAATTGCGCAAGCCCTCCAATCCCGATTACTCGCTGGAGCAACTTCTGGCGGACCTCATTGCTCGCGATACGGGCACCATATTCGACGGAACCAGCTAA